ACTGATGCAAGTGTCATGGTCTCTCATGTAGAGAAGGTCCCCACTACAAGAGCACTCATAGCTTCCCCAGGTGTTCTTACAGCTACATTCCGGGCACTGACAGGCTTTTTTCTCTTTGCATTCATTAATGTCTAGTGAAGGAATCATGAAAATTCTTCAGCAGATGTTTATGGAATAACACAAAGAAGTACAGTAACCCAAGTGTTAACAGAGGTCTAACCTTCACACTTCTTAACACCGTCTCCTTTAAATCCTGGAGGACACTCGCATTTAACACTGTCCTTGTCCTGAAGGCATTACATGTTGAGACATAAGTATCTTACACGGTGAGATTGTGCAAAATGTGTTATACAGATGAAACACTGACCACACAAGCAGAGAACGCATGTCCATCTCTCTCTTCATGCCAACAACCTCCATTGTTAATTGTGCATCTCCCTGGCCCGCTTGCTGCAATGCAAAACACCAAATATGTACGAATCAAATAGAAGCACAACAGCAAATGCAAAGAACACAATATCCTATTGTAGAAGTCAGCCCAGTTGATCCTATTGTAAAAATTCTTTTGCCACTAGTTGTAGTGATCACGCAGCCAAGATTATCTTTTTAACCCAACATCCTCTTTACAGTTCACTGACTAggaattatatgatatattccATACTGTAAGACCACAGAATGTCACACTCTGTAAGAAACCTGAGAAATATTTGGCCATTCTCGATTGGGACTGTATAACATAAGTCATAAGTCAACTTAACTATAAAAACTTTATGAAAGACGACCTGATCACTTACCCTCACAGTGGCTGTAACCATCCCCTTTAAATCGCACACCATCAACTACAGGACATACACATACTTTTCCACGAAAAGTATCCTGCAAATTAAGCAGATTAGTAGATTTAACAGAAATTCTTGCCAGGAATTATCACAATGTACCTTGCAAGCAGTTATATTGGCTGATTTATCTTGCCAACAACCGCCATTATTATCTAAGCACTCGTTTGTCTCCATATCTGTCAAATGCAATAGAAGAttgcaaatttaaaatttcacaaTAAGTGTTTTTAAGTGTGATCACCAGTGTACAAAGTTTACATTTCAGCCATTTATTTGATGACCGACCACTGGGCATgtaattcagaaaataaaactataagaAGGAAAATCTTAGTCTAGGGCCTCTAGGCGTTCGAGTATCGGGTTGGATATTCTAGGTAAGGGTATNCCAGTTGATCCTATTGTAAAAATACTTTTGCCACTAGTTGTAGTGATCACGCAGCCAAGATTATCTTTTTAACCCAACATCCTCTTTACAGTTCACTGACTAggaattatatgatatattccATACTGTAAGACCACAGAATGTCACACTCTGTAAGAAACCTGAGAAATATTTGGCCATTCTCGATTGGGACTGTATAACATAAGTCATAAGTCAACTTAACTATAAAAACTTTATGAAAGACGACCTGATCACTTACCCTCACAGTGGCTGTAACCATCCCCTTTAAATCGCACACCATCAACTACAGGACATACACATACTTTTCCACGAAAAGTATCCTGCAAATTAAGCAGATTAGTAGATTTAACAGAAATTCTTGCCAGGAATTATCACAATGTACCTTGCAAGCAGTTATATTGGCTGATTTATCTTGCCAACAACCGCCATTATTATCTAAGCACTCGTTTGTCTCCATATCTGTCAAATGCAATAGAAGAttgcaaatttaaaatttcacaaTAAGTGTTTTTAAGTGTGATCACCAGTGTACAAAGTTTACATTTCAGCCATTTATTTGATGACCGACCACTGGGCATgtaattcagaaaataaaactataagaAGGAAAATCTTAGTCTAGGGCCTCTAGGCGTTCGAGTATCGGGTTGGATATTCTAGGTAAGGGTATGCAAAACATACCTGTGCTGAGGCATATAGCTGGTTCAGTTGACTCCTCAAAACCAGAGCATAGAGCCTTGAGTACTGCACTTTTCTCCAACTTGCCTGCAAGGAAACAATTATATAACAAGCTTAACTACATGTGTTGGAAGTCTTAAGTTGAACACTGAAGGACAAACCTCGGTACTGTCTGTTGTTGACAACTAAGGTAGGCAATATGGTAACATCACCCCTCGTACCCTTGCCAACCTACATAATATTAAATGTCAATCCCAAACGGCTGCTTAAAGAATACAACAGTGAGATCCCCGGACGAAAATTCAGATGTAATAGATTTACCTGAGCGTCTTGTTCTTCCTTTAGAACTAGATTGTCCATGTCAGCATCAGGGTCTCCCATACACTTGTCAATTTTTTTGCTATCAATACCTGTAGAGATATACGTAGAAAATATGACCACAttctcctaaaaaaaaaaaaaattgcttgtCTTTAATTTTCGAGACCTGTAAGAAGAAACACCCACCAAGAGATTTGATAACAGACTCAGCACAATCTTTATTGTATTTCTTTTCCTTCATGGGACATCTGATCTGGAAGTCAGTGACGTAATCCCACCAGACCCAGGGATTCCCAGTTTCGTTTGCCACCTTGTAAACACAAAGCTGTCTCAAGTTTTCAACGACCACATCTTTGCCATCGTATCCTGAGCTAAAGTCCTGCTCTGGATCAGGAGCGCAGTATCTTCCCTTGTTGATACACTGCGACTTGCACTGTCGGCTCAACGTGAAAGCGTGAGGGCAATACCAGGTGATGTAATGAGGTCTAAACTGCGTGAAACCGCCTTTCTCGAGAATTTGAGCCGCGCCCTTGAAATCTTTTACAAACTCCATCAACATGTCACACTTAACCCCGCATTCATCGTTGCTGTTGGTCCACAATTCATACTCAACACGATCATCAGGGTGCGGAACAGCTTCTCTCCAATCAAGATTCAAGTTGACCATATCCCCTCCACTAATGGCTTTCTTCAGCTTTTCACCGAAACTTTTGGTAACAAGAGCAGAAGGTATGGTGATATTCTCAATGTACTTAGCAGAAGAAACATCCTCTTCAGGTGTATCCATGGTAATCAAAGGTTCATCAACATTGTCTGCCACAAGAACAGCAGAAGCACCCGCTTTCTGTGCATTCCAGACCTTCAAAGCGAAGAAACAATCTACACAACAAAATGTAACCGCCAACCATTTAGGCTAAGTATGCGTGAGATATGATTATACAGAGCAACCAAAATAGGGGCAAGAACCACCACATCCTAAAAACAAAGTCGTGGCCCTAAATCTAACATCAGTTGTAAGATCTCCAACAAAGTGCCAAGTAAAAAGCAAAAGGGTATCGAAAAAGGAAATATGCACCCATTAGGCTATGATTACGCAGAAGAGTCAACGGATGAGAACACTAATCTTAGGCTTCAATTTTAACTTCAAAATTACATAAAGAGGTCGTCTAAATCTAACATCAATTGTAAgatacaaagttacaaacttgcgatgctagaagaagaagaagaagaagaagaagaagaagaagaagaagagggaatcacaacaaatcaaatcaaatcgaTACCAGTAGTGAAATTAAAAAGTACCTCCACGATCAACCAAGAGAAAAGTAGGCAAAGCACCAGGCTGAGACTTATACGAAATCGAGAAATCGCTAAACTCTTTACACGATTTCTGATTCTCTTTGGGGTAAACCACCGTACCAGCCATGCTTCCACCGTACTGAGGAATCCCAAAGTTACCAATTGCACTGTCATGAGTTCCCTTTATACTCTCCGGCGAAGTTACCGACAAACTGTTCTTCTCCACCACGAATCGCGCCTCGGTCATCACCAAGAGGGAGAGAAGCAGCCATGGAAGAAAACACGGGAGCTGCTTCATCATCTTTGAGATCTCCGCCTCAAACACACCACCAAATCAACTCAAACTCAAAAGGATTAAATCAAAGATTAAGGAGCAGGTAGATGGAAGCAGATCATTCAAAAGAGATGATTGAATTCGAAAATCCTCGTCCTTGTATGTGCTCGATGATGGTGGCCAAGTTTCTCTTGAGTGTGGTTTGTTCAACGTCTTAGATGGGAGTGGAAGACTATAGAGACGACGCCTAGTCAAAAACACATATCGACGAcgaaactagttttttttttttttaattattctatcCAGAcaatataaatacaaataaaaccatttataaataaaaagtttctcacacacaaatatatgaatttctcttttattaaccACAAATATAATACTGATCTCTATATATTAACAGAGAGTTTTTGGTGCTGATAGTTTTTCTCagcatttttttaattctaattttttaataaattttactaagaaaaatactattttcttattttcattctTTATAAACCAACTagtaacaacccgcacatagtgcggtataaaattattattaaatgtttttactgtaatatttatgtaaaaatctattatatttatcggtaactgaaaaatctaaaatttgattgtgtagtatatctataaaaaaattgtataataattataatttaaccGGTGAGAATTATTATAGTaacaatcttatattattatatcatatgaacaaagagttcttaaaattcattttaaagattttatgagattataattaaagaataaaattaagttagaaaaaaaatataaaaaatttaattttgggaaaaatacaatagtaaataaatgtaaatattagtaaaagctgatgacaaataaaggaaatagtgTCCAAGCTTTGTAATGCTGACACCTCAGCTTCTTTTGCCATAATgttcctctattaatatataggggattgtCAAACACACCAAGAATTCTTCTAAAATCCATAGTAACCAAATATgtatacaaataattaatctattttttccaatttaaaacaaaaaattgtaaataaacataaataagtgtcttagagaaaaaaaattatatataatgtacatcaaattttaatatatttttgttaaatttaattttatttaaaatattttaaaacttatacaTCGGGCGGATCCTTATCTAGATAAAAAAattcctagatattaccacgTGTATAGAATTAGGCCATGaatgtttacaagtttttaaatagtttttgaaTTCTAGTttctagtttttagattttagattttggtttatggtttttagattttgtgttaaaaatttatttaaaaaagaaaaacagaaaaaaaaaatcaagtcacgcttaaaaatgaaaaactagtaaaacataggttttggtttttctttgaaaattaccaaaacccaacaaaatcTGGATTCTCTAAATTTTAGGAAATCCAGTTTTTGCATAATCTTGATTGGCTTTAAAGtggatttttgaaaaatctaaaaccaaaaacacttttaaaatctACAGCCATTCAAGGCcttaataaatgaaaattaaaaataagtaaataatgttataattttgaattttattgaacatatctatatatataatctccttataattattttaaaaaaaaacttttaattttgtaacttttttttataattatctttttacattattaatattgtttaaaacaaaatattttatttttgttttaatctcaGATCCTTCCTATTAAATAgaaacttttacacatgtcaaaatctggttaatggctaactttcaaaacccaactttctATTATAAGATCtaaacttttacacatgtcaaaatcttgttaatgactaacttttaaaacccaactttatataataagattgtcAAACACACCAATAATTCTTCTAAAATCCATAGTAACCAAATATgtatacaaataattaatctatttttttttaccaattttcaaaagtttaaaaataaatgaaaaggaATGCACCTTAAGTTTAATAAACATCAtaaaccatatatttttatatgacctaaaaattaacaaagttttccaaaaaaaactctgttttaatTTAAACATAAGATAAAACAATGTCACCACCATTCAGGTCACCACCatttttagttatgttaaaTAATATTGATCTCTTCCAAACCAAAACGTATGGAGGAGGTCACCACCATTCACCACCAGGTCactgtctattttttttttttttttctgtataagTAATTAATGTAAACTCATTTAATAGTGTCCAACTCCAACCCATTCAAAGAATAAAAAGCATGACCCCAGCAATATAATTTTCTGCATCTAGCCCAACCAAACATTTGGTATATTCATTGGCTTGAATTggtataagatttttttttttacggaaAGACTCATTCatattcaattttaaattattggcgttttttttatttattcaaccATTTGATAATTGATCATCTATCCTATTATTCTACTACTAATTTAACATATCAGTCAAGCTCAAGCTATATGTGAATCGTGTAGCGtcttgttttataatttttatggcTTCTCGAATTAATTCGTAAATATTTGTTAGGTgtcttattgtgttttttttctttcacatctCTATAAGCCTTGATAAAACCTAAACGGCTAAACTTAGTTATTCAATGCATGTTTAAGATacgtaaaaaaagaagaaaaaaaatcgggTTCATAAACTTAGTTATTTCTCCTATGAATGACCacataaattaacaaatttgaaattattaggATAAATATTTTCATCTATACTCAGTCCTTTcctaaaatccaaaatcacTATTCGTTTCAATGTATTGTCGTTTTCCCTGTTATTTTTAACACATGTTTTAAACactatttgtttttcaaaatatctACATTCGAATAATCGTCACACTCCTTGAACgctctaatttttaatttgtttagaactAAAGATTAATACGATCtccaaaataacatatattattatttatataaactgtttattttatttcttttagccGTCAAAATATATAAGCGGTTTTGTCACATGGAAAGAGGCAAAAAGAGAAGTTATTAGTCACATTTTACATTTAGTAGGAACTCCATTTTTAGTTCCTTTACAAAACGTACTAAAGATCTCCGATCCTCACATGCACTCCATGAATGCATATGCATTACACTATTttaattttgcaaaattgaAATATACATTAACGTTAATTTATATTCAGTGAGAGTGTgagatgaaatataaaatatatatatatataatatatatatatatatatataatatatatatatatatatatattttaacttaaTTTCCATTAAACGTCACAACTTACAAGCCAGTGGCCAACAAAGACCAGGAGAACAAACCTTTCCTGTGACAAAAGCTGCGAGAAAGCAAACCTGGTCGCTAAGACTGAAATAGACCAAACCAAGTAACTAAATAGGATTGAGAAGGGGAATCCACTCTTTGAGTTCTGGACAAAGGATCCAGCCTGAGTCTAATGGTATTTTGAATGTCGAGAATCACAACAGATTGAGGTCTAGCAGTCTGAGAGTGAAGCCTACCGTTTCTTTCTTTCCATATGGCATAGATAGAAGCTTGATAAGCTAGTTTTAAAATTAGAGCGACGTTCCCATTACTATAAGGGTCCTTAATCCATCTAAGGCTGGCCTCCAACGAAGGTATgatatccaaaaatataaaaatattaaagatagATATGATATCCAAAAATTCTTGGTTTTAAAAAGAACGAAAACAATACTTACTTGTCTAATAAATTGTCTTCTTTCATAGCAACACTTCTGCCTCCAGCATATTAGGTTTTGGAttgttaaagaacaaaaaaaaattatagacaTGTGATTACATGAATTATGAATTACTTTCGGGAAGAATGCAAGATAAGGAAGGAAAAATTCTTCATAGTTTTCTAACATGTGATTTATGTCTTATCTCTCCAGTTTTAATAAATCTAAAGcatatagaataatatatatactaggtaacaacccgcataTAGTGCGGATAAAtcaatatgtaaataaaattattctttGGGGTTTGATATTTGttggtataaaataaaatctgtaaataattattatttttgttttattcaaatttacgtttattttatataaaaatatgtttcagcCGTGatatatttgaaagtaaataataattttaacgcggcaaaaaaaattgtataaaatttattttaaaaaaacatgaataattattaaatttttaaaagaaattatttttgttttcttttaaagaagtataatatagtttcaaattaaatgactacaaatagtttaatttatttaatgaatttttatttaagtcTGTAATGGCATAGACGTAATTAGAATTAATTAataggatttatttgctaaaatgtgCTTCAAGCTCTCTGGCGACGACATATCATCACTTTTTCAAGAGtgattctctattaatatataagggatatatatatatatatctattagtGTCATGGTTTATCATACGgtataaattattgtaaaatcatatatatatatatatatatattgattatttggTGGGATGACATCTTAAAATgtgaaaaatgtaaagaaagaaaaacacttttcactcaaaccattatatatattaagcaTGTCCAAAGAGATGtaaatgagaaaaacaaaagcatgaTTGATACACCAAATCTCATGTGAAGCAAAAATGTATAATGTACAGTAGTACAATACTGTGAAGATAGTCAtgacaatcatatatatatatattttgtagtagTTTAGAAGAGATCAATAACAACATATACAACCGTGCAATAAATTTTACATCAATGTGAAACAACTACCTATGTTATACGAAGATAACACAGATTGCATTGCTTATATATAGGAATGAAACATATATTCTCTCTATATCATAAAAAGTGATTtcttaggatttttttttttttttttatatcacaaaagaATTTGCTGTAAACTTTGATCAATTAATGCTAAAAAgttacaattttcaaaaattattaatttaaagttttaaaatttgttgaattACTACtggttaataattatgaaaatatgttattataaataaataatgcattTATAACTAgccattaaatgtttttctttatgtaaaagtCTTAGAAAATCATCTTTTGTGATAGTATAAAACTGATCAAATTTAAACATGtacatttaaataattaaattaaaacattaaagcAAAACATGTGTTGACTGTGTGACGTTTTTTCAGTAAATCACTACTTACTAGTTACCAATATTCATGATAAACATCCGTATTTCGTCATGGATGAGAGCTATAAGAAAAAGTAGTGTGaatgtatgattttttttcgtaaaaatCACCATCACTATGCAATAACTTCATTCACAAATTTCACTTTGATACTGTATAAGATAATACAAAAACTTGGttcatctctttttatttacctaacgaaaaaaaaaaagagtcttttTACTTATCTCTTTACCttgatgatatataattatatatactgtatattatctatataaataaaaatttgtttcgTCAAGATGTGTTTTGACTTTGACATATGTGTCATCATCTATAGTCTTTTCCGAGTCGTACCCGAACCGTTGAACCAACCcgaattttattaaatttctctcTGTTGTTCTCGGGAAACACTCGTCGCGTCGTCGAGTCCTTAACTTTTAAgagaatttcaaaattcaatCGTTGTTCTTTGAATTTGTTGGTGTGTTTGAGGCGGAGATCTCGAAGATGATGAAGCAGCTTCTGTACTTTCTCCCATGGTTGCTTCTCTCCCTATTGATGATAACCTCCTTGAGCGAGGCCCGATTCGTGGTGGAAAAGAACAGTTTATCTGTGACTTCGCCGGAAAGTATAAAGGGAACTCATGACAGTGCAATTGGAAACTTTGGGATTCCTCAGTACGGTGGAAGCATGGCTGGTACGGTGGTTTACCCTAAAGAGAATCATAAATCGTGTAAGGAGTTTAGCGATTTCTCGATTTCGTTTAAGTCTCAGCCTGGTGCTTTGCCTATTTTCCTCTTGGTTGATCGTGGAGGTATATACATCTCTTACTTTAATTTCACATTTGAATTTGATGGTCCTCCTAGGGTTCTTGCATTACTCAGTTTCCGATTGATTTTACGTCACATATTTGGtatttgtgttttgaagatCTTACAGTTGAATGTTAGATTTAGTGCTTTTGTGTTATTGAAGTTTCAGTTGAAGCCCGAAGTTAAGTGTTCTCATCAGTAAGAGATTTTAGTTGTCAAGCTCGCTCTGCTTTTCTGCTTAATTGGTTCGTCGTTGAGTATGTATGTGCTGATGATATTGTCTCACCTTTATTGTTCTGCATAATCGACTAATCGTAACTTACTTAGCCTAAAATGGTGTATATTTCCTTATTCggtatacttttgtttttttttaattaggattttgttggttttctaATTAATGGAGTCTGTTGTGTTATATTTAACTTCTGGCATTATCATTGAAGATCTTACAACTGATACTGATGTTAGCACACTCTATCTAAAGTTAGATTCGAACCACTGGGTTTAATACACCCAATATTAGAGGTTTTGAGTCTTCAGGGTGTGatggtttttttcttactttgacTGTTCTGCATAATCAGTCATATCTTAACTTACTTAGCCTAATGGTGGGAGGTTATGTGTTGTTGTGTAGATTGTTTTTTCGCTTTAAAGGTCTGGAATGCACAGAAAGCCGGTGCTTCTGCTGTTCTTGTGGCAGACAATGTTGATGAACCTTTGATTACCATGGATACACCTGAAGAGGATGTTGCGTCTGCAAAATACATTGAGAATATTACCATACCTTCTGCTCTTGTTACCAAAGGTTTTGGTGAAAAATTGAAGAAAGCCATTAGTGGAGGGGATATGGTCAACTTGAATCTTGACTGGAGAGAAGCTGTTCCGCACCCTGATGACCGTGTTGAGTATGAATTGTGGACCAACAGCAATGATGAATGTGGGGTTAAGTGTGACATGTTGATGGAATTCGTCAAGGATTTCAAGGGTGCCGCTCAGATTCTCGAGAAAGGAGGTTTCACGCAGTTTAGACCTCACTACATCACCTGGTATTGCCCTCACACTTTCACTCTGAGCCGGCAGTGCAAGTCTCAGTGTATCAACAAGGGAAGGTATTGCGCTCCTGATCCAGAACAGGACTTCAGCTCAGGATATGATGGAAAAGACGTTGTTGTAGAAAATTTGAGACAACTTTGTGTTTACAAGGTGGCGAATGAAACTGGGAAACCCTGGGTCTGGTGGGATTATGTCACTGATTTCCAGATCAGATGTCCCATGAAGGAAAAGAAATACAACAAAGATTGTGCTGATTCTGTTATCAAATCTCTTGGTGAGTGTTTCTTTCATAGGAAGCAAAAATCCCCCCTTTTTTGTTATGGGATAATAATGCCTACAAGTCGGGTAAGTTATGGTAGTTCAGATCAATTATTTTCTATGTTTGTACAGGAATTGATAGTAGAAAACTTGACAAGTGTATGGGAGACCCTGATGCTGACATGGACAATCCAGTTCTAAAGGAAGAACAAAATGCTCAAGTAAATTTTACTTATGTGTTTTTTACGTCTCAATTTTTCTGCAGGCATGTCAATGTTATGTTCTTTTAGGAACCTGTTTGGgatttacataatatattatgtagGTTGGCAAGGGTTCAAGGGGTGATGTTACCATATTGCCTTCCTTGGTTGTCAACAACAGACAGTACCGAGGTTTGTCTTGCAGAGTTGAACTTAAGACTTCAATACATGTAGTTTAGCTTGTTATAAAAGTGTTCCCGTGCAGGCAAGTTGGAGAAGAGTGCAGTACTCAAGGCTCTATGCTCTGGTTTTGAGGAGACCACTGAACCAGCTATATGTCTCAGCACAGGTATAATATTGTTGGTCTTGACTATTTGTAGGCATTTCTGATTGTA
The Camelina sativa cultivar DH55 chromosome 15, Cs, whole genome shotgun sequence DNA segment above includes these coding regions:
- the LOC104747333 gene encoding vacuolar-sorting receptor 3-like yields the protein MMKQLLYFLPWLLLSLLMITSLSEARFVVEKNSLSVTSPESIKGTHDSAIGNFGIPQYGGSMAGTVVYPKENHKSCKEFSDFSISFKSQPGALPIFLLVDRGDCFFALKVWNAQKAGASAVLVADNVDEPLITMDTPEEDVASAKYIENITIPSALVTKGFGEKLKKAISGGDMVNLNLDWREAVPHPDDRVEYELWTNSNDECGVKCDMLMEFVKDFKGAAQILEKGGFTQFRPHYITWYCPHTFTLSRQCKSQCINKGRYCAPDPEQDFSSGYDGKDVVVENLRQLCVYKVANETGKPWVWWDYVTDFQIRCPMKEKKYNKDCADSVIKSLGIDSRKLDKCMGDPDADMDNPVLKEEQNAQVGKGSRGDVTILPSLVVNNRQYRGKLEKSAVLKALCSGFEETTEPAICLSTDVESNECLDKNGGCWQDKSANITACKDTFRGRVCECPTVDGVRFKGDGYSHCEPSGPGRCTINNGGCWHEERDGHAFSACVDKDSVKCECPPGFKGDGIKKCDDINECKEKKACQCPECSCKNTWGSYECSCSGDLLYMRDHDTCISKTGAQVRSAWAAVWLIMLSLGLAAGGAYLVYKYRLRQYMDSEIRAIMAQYMPLDSQPEVQNHVNDERA
- the LOC104747332 gene encoding vacuolar-sorting receptor 4-like, which gives rise to MMKQLPCFLPWLLLSLLVMTEARFVVEKNSLSVTSPESIKGTHDSAIGNFGIPQYGGSMAGTVVYPKENQKSCKEFSDFSISYKSQPGALPTFLLVDRGDCFFALKVWNAQKAGASAVLVADNVDEPLITMDTPEEDVSSAKYIENITIPSALVTKSFGEKLKKAISGGDMVNLNLDWREAVPHPDDRVEYELWTNSNDECGVKCDMLMEFVKDFKGAAQILEKGGFTQFRPHYITWYCPHAFTLSRQCKSQCINKGRYCAPDPEQDFSSGYDGKDVVVENLRQLCVYKVANETGNPWVWWDYVTDFQIRCPMKEKKYNKDCAESVIKSLGIDSKKIDKCMGDPDADMDNLVLKEEQDAQVGKGTRGDVTILPTLVVNNRQYRGKLEKSAVLKALCSGFEESTEPAICLSTDMETNECLDNNGGCWQDKSANITACKDTFRGKVCVCPVVDGVRFKGDGYSHCEASGPGRCTINNGGCWHEERDGHAFSACVDKDSVKCECPPGFKGDGVKKCEDINECKEKKACQCPECSCKNTWGSYECSCSGDLLYMRDHDTCISKTGGQVRSAWAAVWLIMLSLGLAAAGAYLVYKYRLRQYMDSEIRAIMAQYMPLDSQPEVPNHVNDEHA